A section of the Phaseolus vulgaris cultivar G19833 chromosome 8, P. vulgaris v2.0, whole genome shotgun sequence genome encodes:
- the LOC137825232 gene encoding U-box domain-containing protein 13-like, with protein MAETDPSGALRNLTRVATQISYLSVFKPLLRTQCCDLARRIRFLAPLFHELHDDVVFSGAVPFPALQDALFKARDLLQFATRTSQVFMILDREQVKHRFKDVAVRFEHAISKISFDELDVSEEIKEQVALVTTQFRRAKEQFDPPGFQLYEQLLSVYNQSYDVNAETAELSLISEKLQFINVDDVKQESLALEKMAVERRDHSQKSIQDMSLVVLKKIQDFLMVESGNIIVSASEDLSRQTDESYVNVKLCPQSLVIPDEFRCPISLELMKDPVIICTGQTYERSCIKKWLEAGHGTCPKTQQILSSPILIPNHALYGLISSWCEANGVEPPNRLGNLWLCKTTSDGSSELVDLDILVSKLSSSAIEDQRSAVGELRLLAKQNSQNRMLIAEAGAIPRLVDLLKTPDAGTQKHAVTALLNLSIYADNKERIMASGAVPGILHVLEHGTMEARENAAATFFSLSGVDENRVAIGASGAIQALVTLFCEGSQRGKLDAAKALFNLCLSQGNKGRAIRAGIGPKLIEMLIEPDGAMRDEALAIMAVVASHPDGKAAIGSLNVVSTLVELISDGSPRNKENATSVLVLLCHGDPLHLSIVSSPRVIIPLLDLAENGSERARRKAGQLLELIGNHCEHTMKTSN; from the exons ATGGCGGAAACCGACCCTTCGGGGGCGCTCCGCAACCTCACCCGCGTCGCCACCCAAATTTCCTACCTCTCCGTCTTCAAGCCCCTCCTCAGGACCCAATGCTGCGACCTCGCTCGCCGCATACGCTTCCTCGCTCCTCTCTTCCACGAATTGCATGACGACGTCGTGTTCAGTGGCGCCGTTCCCTTCCCCGCGCTCCAGGACGCGCTCTTCAAGGCCAGGGATTTGCTCCAATTCGCCACCCGCACAAGCCAGGTTTTCATG ATACTGGACAGAGAGCAAGTTAAGCACAGATTCAAAGATGTTGCTGTTCGTTTTGAACATGCTATTAGCAAGATCTCCTTTGACGAGCTTGATGTTTCGGAAGAAATCAAGGAACAG GTTGCACTTGTGACCACTCAGTTTAGAAGAGCTAAAGAGCAGTTTGATCCACCGGGTTTTCAGCTTTATGAACAACTTTTGTCTGTTTACAACCAGAGCTATGATGTGAATGCCGAAACTGCTGAACTAAGTTTAATCAGTGAAAAACTACAATTTATCAATGTGGACGATGTCAAGCAAGAGTCACTTGCTCTAGAAAAGATGGCTGTAGAGAGGAGGGATCATTCTCAGAAAAGCATACAGGATATGTCGTTGGTTGTGCTGAAAAAAATCCAAGATTTCTTAATGGTGGAATCAGGAAACATTATCGTGTCAGCAAGTGAGGATTTATCTCGACAAACTGATGAGTCATATGTGAATGTGAAACTATGTCCACAATCACTGGTTATACCTGATGAGTTTCGCTGCCCAATATCTCTAGAGCTAATGAAAGATCCTGTTATCATTTGCACAGGGCAG ACATATGAACGATCTTGTATAAAGAAATGGCTTGAAGCAGGGCATGGAACGTGTCCCAAGACTCAGCAGATTCTTTCCAGTCCCATCCTCATACCCAACCATGCTTTATATGGCCTGATATCAAGTTGGTGTGAGGCAAATGGAGTGGAACCACCTAATAGGTTAGGGAATTTATGGCTCTGTAAGACAACATCAGATGGCTCTTCTGAATTAGTAGATCTTGATATCTTAGTGAGCAAACTCTCTTCCAGTGCTATTGAAGATCAACGAAGTGCTGTAG GGGAGCTCCGACTTCTTGCCAAGCAAAATAGTCAAAATCGAATGCTTATTGCTGAAGCTGGTGCTATACCCCGCCTTGTTGATCTCCTCAAAACACCTGATGCTGGCACCCAAAAGCATGCAGTTACTGCTCTTCTGAACTTGTCTATCTATGCGGATAATAAAGAGCGTATCATGGCTTCTGGGGCTGTGCCAGGCATCCTTCATGTGCTAGAACATGGTACTATGGAAGCCCGGGAAAATGCAGCAGCCACATTTTTCAGCCTTTCTGGAGTGGATGAGAACAGAGTAGCAATTGGTGCATCTGGAGCAATCCAGGCATTAGTTACTCTATTTTGCGAGGGAAGTCAAAGAGGGAAGTTGGATGCTGCAAAAGCACTTTTCAATCTGTGTTTATCTCAAGGAAATAAAGGACGAGCAATTAGGGCTGGTATTGGGCCCAAGTTGATAGAAATGCTAATAGAACCTGATGGGGCAATGAGGGACGAGGCATTGGCAATAATGGCTGTAGTAGCTAGCCATCCTGATGGAAAAGCAGCAATTGGATCTTTGAATGTTGTATCCACTTTGGTGGAATTAATCAGTGATGGATCTCCTAGGAACAAAGAGAATGCAACTTCAGTGTTGGTTCTCCTCTGTCATGGAGATCCTCTACACTTGTCAATTGTCAGTTCGCCTAGGGTGATCATTCCTCTCTTGGACCTGGCAGAAAATGGTTCAGAAAGGGCCAGGCGGAAAGCTGGCCAGCTTCTTGAGTTGATTGGAAATCATTGTGAACATACTATGAAAACTTCCAACTAG